The genomic segment AAGTTTACGAGACTAACACAGCTCTTAATCGCCAATAGCAGCCGACAGTACTTACACAGTACCTGTACCACAGTGCTGTGCCCAGCCAACTGAATCTCTTTCACTTCACTTTTTGTACCTCAAGGAGGCTTGCAAAGCTGAACGCTCTCCTGCAGCCACCTGGAATTATCgtgtggtgatatttttttcttttttttttttgagaaaggGGGGTGAAGAAATCAAGAGTTTGTACGAAGGCACGAGTAAGTAGGTACTTAAGTAAGAAGGGCTGTAGAAGTCAAAATTGGTGGGCTGCCTTCATTGCTATTGGTTATATTAATCTTTATAGTAGAGCACTTGGTGGCGTTGTTTCTTGGGGTGTCAGGAGGCCAGTGGCAAGGGATAGGTGTCTTTTACTGCATCTATACGGATGTACCTTAAATCTAATGATAACGCCACTTTTTGAGGGAAAAACAGTTACCCTACATCAAGACTGCCAAGGGGAGAGCCACACCTAAACCTTAACAATAATAGTGCTAGAAGACTACTTAATTTTAAGGTTTGTATAAAGGTAAGTATTTTTTTAAGAAACATCAAATTCCTAAAGCACCACAATATACGTAGTTATATACAACCATATACTACCAAGGGACATAAGAGTGGCCGATGGAAATCAAAGAAAAGTAAGTGTATTCAGTGTGTCATCGGTGTGAGATAAGATAAGGTACGTAAGTTTTAAAGACTCTAAATATTTAACTCCATTTCAGAAACAACTTACTCGAGACTAGCTCCAAGCtgtgcctcacacacacacacacacatactactcTGTAATCTCTAAAACACCTGGCGTGGGACTGAAAGGGGACTGGGTTGACGCCTGTCCGTGGGGAGCTCCGAGACTCAGCATGATGGACCTTGTTTAATTAAATGTCTAAAGAAGAACTAATGGCGTCAagtagtaaacaaacaaatctaTTTAAAATTGAAATATTTATCTGGAGGAAAACGAGTTAAGAAtctctgactgactgaggcgttaaaagaagtaagagtaatatataaaaatatttatTGATTATAATATAAGACAACTTTCAAGAACATTAAATAAATCCGTATAGCAcatatctttatatatatataacacatatATATTCATCTGTAAACAGTATCTTTTTAATTTTGGTATCTCACACTCACTCTAAACTACTGGCGCGGGCCCGAGTGGCGGCGGGAAGGGAGCTGCGAGTCTCCAGGGAGCTGATAAGTGTTCTCAACCAGAGACTCAGGCACGACACATTAGGTTGGGCCCCAGCTTCCAGGGGCGTAAAGTCCCAAGAGAATAGATGTTTTAATAGATGGGCTACAAGTTATAGACAGAGCAGAGTGATGGGCCGGGCGCCGCGCACAACACTGAACATTGACCAGCTACACGGGAGGCGCTACTACGGGGCACAAGCGGCGGGGCAGCGAGCCAGGCCGCCCTCCATTTCCACCCTGAACAGGTCCGAGCCGCCTCGTCCCATTCATCTTCGTAGTGAAACGCGAGGCGGACAGCGAGTGTTTGTCTACTCCATCAAGAACACAGACAGGGACAAAGTTGCGACACATCAAGTAGTACAGCACTGTGAGGAATATCATTGAAAAATGTTTAGATGAATTTGTTTTGACTTTTGCTAGCGATTCGATTGTTTAGTAGCATGAATACCTTCAGAATGGCAAGTGTTTGTTGTGAGTCGCCAGGGAGTGAGTGATATTCTGGGCGTTGAGCGCTGGCCCTAGGCCCGGGCACCTGTTTCGCGGCTGAGCAATGCGTGCGTCAGGAACACCACAGTTTATGTTCACTATGTGAGTGTTCATGCAACTACTGTCAGCACATACAGATAATTAATAGGCAGGTATTTACAAATTGCATTCGGTCTTAAATGGCGCCACGTGAGCTCCCTGTGCGAATGAGCTGTCATTACTGGCCGCCAAAATCAGGTGTTGAGGTTGTCGTGCCCTGGAGAGGCAGCATCCGCACCTGACGAGTGTGGCTGCCGGGGAATCGTGTAAGCGTCCCTGGTTGCGCTCGAATTCTTTGGACGGTGGTCCATTACTTGAGTTCTGTCTTAACAAGCCGCAGTTCTAAGACATTCGCACTTGCACAAACTGTCCATCGTACCATCGTACCAGCCTTGTTACCGCCAAATTTATATTTTCGAAACGCTAATGACTGATCTCCCCTCACCTATTGAACAAGAGACTAACCATTCAGATTAACCAACGCATTTCCGTTTGGTAGTGACGTAAGAACACCTTAGCGGGTGGTGCACAAACCAGCATGCGGAGGAGAGGCGGAACTCACTGCTGCATGGAAGAGCATGGCATAGGTTCGTCTCTTGTTCTACGTAGTCTTTCTCCCTTTGATTCTTGCGACAGGAGCAGccttttagcgatttagtagaAACACGTAACACAAACATTGAAGAGCAAGGTTTCCAAAGATAAATTGTCGGAACACTCAGATGAGCGATACCCGTTGGTTGACAGAACACTCAGAACGAAGCCCCCCCCTCAAACCCGCTAGATTTCagtcagagaaaaaaaagttgaatattTGTCCCTTACGAGAGCCAAGTATTAAGGAATTCAATAAGGAAATATGAAACATTAGAACACTcataattgtgttttcttcatataaacaGACTGTCCCGCTCTGATTCCACGCATCACGCAGCACAGCAGACCAGTCCTAATCAAGCCGTCCAGACATCTGAGGCTGATTGGTGAGTTTTAATGGATGAGATCAGAGGCGCAGCGTAGCCACCACGGAGGAAGGATAGGACCTGTGATCACCTGTCTACCTTCCCACACTGGGAACTTTACACACGCAACAGACGATAAatcaatacataaatatataagacAGAGTAAATAACATAATtcaataagataataaataaattaattacaaGATTCTTCATTAATTACCTAAATatcataagtaaaaaaatacacttaatggaATAAAGTAACATGAAGTAGTATAAAACAAATAAGATCGATTAGTTAATAAGCAAGTAAATACGTAAAGATTTTGAAGTTCCGTACTAATGTAAGCTAATTTGTGCGtactggatgtgtgtgtgtgtgtgtgtgtgtgtgtgtgtgtgtgtgtgtgtgtgtgtgtgtgtgtgtgtgtgtgtgatggtccTACGTCCTCACGCTGTAGGTACGTCTTTTTGTAAAGGCTTTGAGATTGAAATACATAATTTACGAACATACACgtcattcagtgtttttttttttttctgggcgaACATACTGATTTCATACAAAGaacgatcatcatcatcattagcatcatcataatgtagcagtagtagtagtagtagtagtagtagtagtagtagtagtagtagtagtagtagtagttgttgttgttgttgttgttgttgtagcgtGTACGCATATCGTATATTGTATGCGAAGTGAATACagtaaagaaattaatgatAATGTACTACAGTACATAGTCACACacctcatgatttttttttttttcatctgtcctTCCCATACCAGTTAATTACTCGCAcaaaccttccttcttcactcatTCAAGTTCCCCGTTCCTCTCACCTCGCTTGGCTTCACGTGTTGGCTTCAGAGGCAAATGACACACTCAGCTTATGTCGGGATATGAGCAAGAGAGGGAACCTTGGTGTGAATGTATGTACGAATGAGTGTGAATGTAACTTTCTGCATTAGTGAATTCGTGTTTGGCATATGGGAGTCAATAGGCAGAGAGTTGGTCAATGAGTGAAGGGGCGGGGAGCGGGGATGTGAGTCTCTATTATTTGAAATAAATCACCGTCTATCTCTACGGATTCGATGGACTAGGCTCCCTCTCGTCGATGATAACAATTATACACACACTATAATAGCAAAGGGACGCTGTTGTGGCGCTGTGGACGACGTGCTAAGAAGCCTTCACTCTATGAGACTTGAACAGCGCGAGGGAGGCGTGGCGTAGTTCGTTAGTAGTTAGTGATTCGTGGTTCCGTGTATGTTTATATCACCGGGATTGTTGCTGAAGGAAAGGGGAACAGAAtgcaggtgatgatgatgttttttgTGACATCTTTCCTCCCATTGAAAGGATTTTTGTGATGTCAGTAATGAAGATCAACCCTTGGTGATACGGGCGTCTGTAATTTAGCTGACCAGGTGCATCTGCTGGCCTACAGGTGAGGCGAGGTAGTGTGAGGCGGGTCAGGGCTTCACTCAGGCTTGGGCATATCAGGGAGCGCCCCACCCGGAGCTGACTGGTGGTAGCGGGACCTTGCAGCGAAATCCTCGTTCTCCTCAGTGAGCTGATTGGCCGTGACCTCTACGCCGGGGTGCAGCGGCGTCACCACCACCTGGTCATATTCCGACGGCCGCTGCCTGCgtgaagaagaaatacaagttTTAGTTGCTGAGGAGGGATACAAGAATTACGAATGAAAACTCAGCAGTTAATTTTATATCTTTACAGACGGCCCTCCTTCTGTCTGAGCCGAGTGGTTCACGTACCCGACGCAAGCGAGAAATTTGTTCTTGATCCACAGAAGGAACACGAATTCAGTCGCGATACCAGGAGGTCCCCCCGGCGCTGCCTGGCCGATGTACACGTAGATGAGCAGCATGATGAGCAGAGTGGCCAGGCCGTACGCCCAGTGCACACAAAGCATCATGGCCAGCTTCACCCCTACCTGAGACACCAAACATAATTACTTCTCATGTTTATAAACAAGCTATGAAATTGTACTACAAAATAAGATATTAACATCTATAAATGGTAAAACTTTTAGCAGTAGACCGCGATTACTTCATGGGGGAGGAGGACTCACGCCAAGAAGAGACAGCCATCGGTTGCACAGGTGGTAGTACCACTGCGTGGGTTTGCTGGAGATGCCCATCACGCCCCCTACGCCGCCGGGGGACGGTGCTCCTCCCTCACTGGTCACACTGCTGCTTACGCCACCTTCCTCTGTCAAGGTAAATCGTCGCTATAACTGCCTTTTTAAGTGTTGCACATTATATAATGAAACGTAGATACATTAGAAATTGTGCCTCGCGTGACTCTGTCAAGCAAGACCAATAAAACATTACTCTTGTCTAAAGGTAACCCTCGCACCCCACCCCGCCCTCACCCTTGCCGAGGTGGTCTTCGTCTGACTTAATGCTGGAGTGATCGTCGGGGGAAGACACCACGCTGGAGGTGCCCGAGCTGGCCGCCGTCTGGGGTTGGGAGAGGAGAAACATCATGGGCGGTCAACACGACTCAagcatgtttatttttttgctcctGTATTCTTCGCAAAGCTCAATTAGGAGTACATCTTTTCACCAATCAATTTTCAGCCTTGTTAACGCTGTTGACTTTCCTTGACATGCCTGGAAGAAAAACTGGACTGCATTCCTGCCTCGTGCCACCAATCACCATCACCGGCATCCATGACTCCACTGCAGGTCTCCTTTAGCCCTCTCCACTCATTTGTATTCACTCCCCGCCTATCACAAGCCTTTCTGGCAAACCTTATCCCTCCACCTAGTCGTCTGTCCATTTTACTTGCTTTTACAATGTCCAGTGTGCCACTCTGTAACTATGTAATCGCTCGTCTATTACAAGTTCTGCATATGACATATCCTACCTACGTTTGTTACTTCTTTTAACTATTTTACATTTATACGAAAACATAAACATACACAACTAACCCAATTATAGATTCTAAACTATTATGTTCCTTTCTGTAACTGACACCTGAGGCCCAGACGAGTAGGCGAGTCGTGTGTGGAGCGTCGACGACCAGGCACACTCACCGTGATGACCTTTTTGTGCGTGATTCTCTCGGGGAAGAGATGGTCCAGATCTGTGTTGCCGCCAGTCCCCCGCGAATCGAAGGTTGGCGTCCCGAAGGCCTGGCCCCTGTAACGGCAACACGACACCTCAGCCCCACGCGGCGCCTCTCTCTGCCCCGCTTCGCACTTCcattacaataataacaataacaacatcaactactactaccactattactactgtacTCAATTCCAAATGTTGAGAAATATAGGCTCCTCCCACTATCTGACCAATGGTGGAGCTTTCAGCTTTTCTTCATAAGTAGCTTACTACGTAGGGCTAAACTGTCGTACTAACCACTGATGTTCAGACTAAatccacctactactactactactactactactactaccattactactactactgctatcattCCCATCACGAAAACAAACATGTACGTCTACTTATTTGCGCATCATTGTCAGGTTATCTTTTtgcgtaataataataataataataataataataataataataataataataataataataataagataatctACTCCCTTAATAGGACAAACCACTCAGTATTTAACGTATTCTCAAATTTACCACACACGTAAAATTCTCCCGTGTTGAGGCCAGTTGACAGCTTGCGCCTCTTTTTTGTGTCAAGTCGCCCTTACAGTCTGCCCAGCGAATTGTGTTCCCCTCAATTCTCTCCCCTCGTGACCGCCTCGCCACCCGTCACTCACCCGCCACAAAACGCGGTACTTTTCTCTCCGGGAAGATTATAGTTTGTTGTGTTATGTGGTGATTATGTAAGGTACGTACTATGTggaaatgtatgtgtgtatgtatgtatttatgtatgtgtgtatttaattGTAGATgagttgatttatttattgctactgatggtaatggtagtgatatctagtaataataatgatgatggaaataataataatagtaataataataataataataataacgataatgacaataataacaataataataacaataacaatgtaaattacaacaacaacaacaataataataataataataataataataataataataataataataatagtaataataatgataataatgctactactactactactactactactaacaataataatattaataaaaaccaccaccaccacaacaacaacaacaaaaagtcccacactaccaccaccccacatacacacacacacacacacacacacacacacacacacacacacacacctgaatctggcctccctcttcctctgcatGTCGGCGGTCATGGCGAGGGCGAAGTAGGCGTAGTCGATGGTGGCGTAGGTGGCGAGGAAGGGCATGGTCACGATGGGCGCCAAGGTGTTGATGCGTCCCACCATCAGGAACAccagcgtcaccaccaccgtcaccaccaggGAGATGACCGGCACCTTGTTGGGTCCCTTCTGTAGTGtgacgcaggagagagagagagagagagagagagagagagagagagagagagagagagagagagagagagagagagagagagagagagagagagagagagagagagagagagagagagagatttacatataaacatagattgatagatagatattttattgatcACAACTTTTTCTAGTATCACATGAAAATATAAGCGTGAGAAAAggtacattcatacatacatacatacatacatacatacatacatacatagatgcaTACATGAATACAAATAGATGGATACACAGACGCACCCAGACACataaatacaacaaataaaataataaacaaaaacaaacaaaagacggtaaactattttttttgttcgttattTAGCTTTATTTATTGAGTTTTCACActtacactcattcacacattcattcattcattttatctatctagctacttatttattttcttcattcatttattgtatactcgtttattcatctttttcccactctctctctctctctctctctctctctctctctctctctctctctctctctctctctctctctctctccctgtatatatattcatcatacCCTACAGTTCATCTCGCTCTATCCCCTTTGACACTTGCTATAAATAAATTACTACCAAAACTTTAAGTGTAGAAGAATCGGAGGGAAAATGGTTGCATGATACGTTGTGACTgagacacacgagagagagagagagagagagagagagagagagagagagagagagagagagagagagagagagagagagagagagagagagagagagagagagagaaccagcagATACATAGACAAACGGAAACAgatacagaataaaaaaataataataatgatgttaataaCCCCTCACATTGAAGAAAGCAAAGTTCGatggctgagtgagtgagtgagtgagtgagtgttaaAGAGAGTGAGTCTTGCAGCCGTACGCACCCCCTTGGCCAgcggggagaggaagggcacCACGTTCTCGCCAGCGATGGACTGCAGCACGCGGGGGGAGCCGTACAAGGAGGCGAGGGTTGAGGAGAGTGTGGTGGTGTACAGTCCGATCAGCAGCAACACGCCTGCCAGGGAGAGGGTCAGAGAGGCAGCCAGGCAGACCGTCAGGCACACAGATAATACAGGCAGAGACACATGCAGATTGAAACGCCtgaataaacagacagagggacagaaagagatagaaacacctaaatagacagacagacgaactgaaataaggtaagaaaaaaaagatagataaatagaaacactcacacacccggttagaaacacacacacacacacacacacacacacacacacacacacacacacacacacacacacacacacacacacacacacacacacacaaacggcaATAGATCACAGGGATATAATTCCAGAAgccgtcaaaaaaaaaaaaaaaaatcactgccaAAGGAAAACTATGAGAAAACATCatgaaaggataaaataaaatgagctTGGTTATGTCctgtaaaaaaattaattaagtaaaaataaagtaagagcacacacacacacacacacacacacacacacacacacacacacacacacacacacacacacacaaggtcaatCGCGGCGGTGTGCTTTACATAAGGATGTTATTACCGTCACGGCAGCCACTAAAATCAAACTAAACGTCTTCATCAGAGAGTAATTTCATCCCCCACAAATTAACCTAAAACAGAACGTACACGGGGCGGGGTTCATTATCTTCAGTAGGTCTTCCCCCCCGCCTCCCCCCCGGCGGTGCGAGGCGTGAAGTGTGAGGCGTGGGGGCGGAGCGAGCTACGTTATCTACTTAACTTCCTTTCTGGCTTTcctgtcctcccctcccccttcatctTCTCTACCTTATCTGCAGTTTGTACTCTGCTCTTCTAGCCACTTACACGCCATTACCGCACGAGAGGGATGTGTTCAAAGCTTTCACTGCAAACCTGATGCTGTTGTGGGAACTGTCACTCCTCGGGTCATGTGTGCATGATAACTGGTCCTAAGTGGATGTTGTGTCATCGCACCAGTTGTTGGCAGCCCTGTACGTGGTGCTGTGATATGATATGCCGTGGCACCGTGAGCTTCCCCGAGAATAAGCCAGATTCTGACCTGCTACTCTTACTGGGTACGATGTGACTACTCAGGACTCCAGCCACCATCCACCACTCCCTGATCTCCTGTAGCTGCCCTTCACTGGTGCTAAAACCGATTTCTGCTGCTGGTGCCTCTCACTGCCCCCAGAAGTACCACTGTTGCTTCTTTCAGGTAGGTGATTATTCCCTGGTACTTTCCTTCGTACTATCCTTAAGCATAACTATGGCCTTTGTTTTGTTACATTGGTGATCTGCATGTTAAATGTGAAGttgaataatgaaaattttGAGGTAACTTTGTGTGCCATCCGTCACATGGGCACTGAGGCGCCGCCCAGCGTTATTATGTTGATCGTCCTGTATCTGTTAGCGCGTTCAAAGCCTCCAGTTAAAGGATGCAACAGTACTATGAATGAAAACACAAGGCGGCAGGCCAACCTCGCCTCGCGGTGCTCTCAGCCACACCTTTTCTCCGCCCAGCCACCCGCACCccaggcagtggtggtgtggctCGGCCAGCTTTAGGTTAGTTATGATATTATTATTCTCGAGAAacacagaatatatatatatatatatatatatatatatatatatatatatatatatatatatatatatatatatatatatatatatatatatatatatatatatatatatatatatatatatatatatatatatatatatatatatatatatatatatatatatatatatatatatatatatatatatatatatatatatatatatatatatatatatatatatatatatatattttttttacattgtcataAAGTAGGTAAACCTTTTACCTTATCACTTATAACCAACATTACAAGTGACACTGTTAACACCGCACGTCAAGTTTATCAATCACGTCACAAGTACACTCTCAGTGAGCAAGGCTAGACAGGCATAAGATGAAggagcaccagcaccaccaccactgcaccagATGACACGGCTTACCCAGCGCTGAGACCTTCTCGGTGATCATGTAGTCTGTGAGCAGCACCTTGCGCTCCACGGTGGCGCCCAGCACCACTGCGAACATCAGGTACAGCACCGTGCTGCAGGGGTATATATGCAAAGACATCCTGAGACTCACTCTTCACACAAGGAAAGTACTGAAACGATGATTACAcattaatgacaaaaaaaaaaaataaataaataaataaataaataaataaaaaaaaataaaagaaaataaataaataaataaataaataaataaatgtaatggTAACAATAAATCTTTTATCAAcgacagtaaaaaagaaagaaagaaaaaaaaaaactaaactacaCAGCTACTTTAATTAGAATACCGATCCCGCCCGCGGCGCCAAGCACATTTACGCCAACATTAAGATGCCCCTGGAAACAGTATACAAAATGAATGTCGTAATTAACACCTCTGTGTTGTGATGCTACTCCCACCCAGCGGGGGAGAGGGGCGCAGGACAGTCGGCATTCATGGCTGGCTGAGGGAACTTCACTACGGtaataccatatatatatatatatatatatatatatatatatatatatatatatatatatatatatatgttacagtcaatacctgaatccagacaatttgtaaagtgactgattttttcaggcaatttgtgaactgcctggttaggttaggttaggttaggttaggttaggttaggttaggttaggttaggttaggttataacctaacctaacctaacctaacctaacctaacctaacctaacctaaccaggcagttcacaaattgcctgaaaaaatcagtcactttacaaattgtctggattcaggtattgactgtaacatatatatatatatatatatatatatatatatatatatatatatatatatatatatatatatatatatatatatatatatatatatatatatatatatatatatatatatatatatatatatatatatatatatatatatatatatatatatataagtaagtGAATTATTTAAAGGGATGGCCAGCATAGATGCCCGCACAACCTCCCCTCCCGCCTCAGCAGCAGGTGGTGACTCCCTCGCAGGACGCAACACGATCAACAAGACGACCTTAACGAGAAAACTTTTGTAGTTAATGGTAGTTATATTTGTGAGATTTATTTTGGTCTCCTGGGAGTGAGCAGTGTGGAAATGTTGGTGGGGATGGGAGAAGTACCTGAGGCCGAGGGCGGAAAGTGTCCCGACAGGAATGTCCCTCGCGGGGTGCCGCAGGTCGCCGCTCATGTTGATGCCCGCCATGATGCCCGTCACGGTGGGGAAGAACACGCCCAGCACCGTGAACCAGCTGTTGTCCTCCGTGTAGCCTGGCCTGGTGTTGTTGGCCCAGGTCACCGCAGACCACCCCGTCACTCCAGCCTCTGCCAAGTTCAGAATAATTACGTACACTTGTGGGAGAATAAGTGTTACAAAAAGTTGTATGTAAAATAAATTCCGACACCGAGTAAACTTTTAATTATGTTTCTTTCTCACCACCTTAATGTATAAACATCAAATATCGTGCGGTGCGTTCTGAATTGTCTGAAGTAATTACACCATAGGAGactttgtgtctttgtgtggGTGGAGGGGCAGCCAAGCCAGCCATGGTCCTGAGGCCAATGCCAACAATTAcagtttttgtttccttccggTAGGTTCACGATGGTAACGGCGCTCATCTCAGGTCTGACTCAGGGCCTCCCGAACAACGTCTTCCCTCAATGGAGCCCCAAACCCTCCCCCAGCATCTCCAGACGCTTCGTCTACCTTGACGACCCACAAGTGAAGCACCTCTTTATGAAGTTTTCCTGCATGGACGAGGAGCTGGGCCGCGTCGTCATCAAGGTGAGGCGACTCCTCCAtgttgcgcacacacacacacacacacacacacacacacacacacacacacacacacacacacacacacacacacacacacacacacatctcatttTAATATTTCATGTGCATTAGGTACAAAAATTAAATTCTCACGGCTATAATGAATTGTAAAACATCTgtctgttaataatgcagacaATAAACATGGAGGTCACAAAGCAGCTAGTTTTTAATTTTTGAATGCAGGTGGCGTCATGAAATTAGTTAATGAGGCAAGTGAAGCAAACGCTGGTAACATGTGGTACTTATAGGTCAACTTTGGTTCATTGCAAATACTGAAGACCTTAACCTAATCACAAGCAATCACGTGAGAACCATGAAACTTGCCACCCTGTTTCTCTTCCCGCACCACTACCAGCTGTAAGGACAATGACACGCCTAACGCCGCCCCTAACTCACAGGTACAGGAGGAAGCGGGCCAGGCTGCAGTGGAGTTTGAAAGTCTAGTGACGGGACAAGAGGGGTTTGGCTACAAGGGTTCCCGCGTGTATGCCTGCTGCAAGGACGAGTGGTGCCTGTTGGGGGACTTGCTGTACCAAGAACCGCAAGTGCAAAAGCCCCAGAATACTGAATGGGACCCGCGCATGCCTGAGGGccgcaaggaagaggaagacgaaggaggcGAAGGTCCTGTGCACCGTCAGTTGTACCGCGGAAGCCGGAGAGTAGTTAgggcacaggtgtgtgtgtgtgtgtgtgtgtgtgtgtgtgtgtgtgtgtgtgtgtgtgtgtgtgtgtgtgtgtgtgtgtgtgtgtgtgtgtgtgtgtgtgtgtgtgtgtgaaatactcATGTT from the Scylla paramamosain isolate STU-SP2022 chromosome 5, ASM3559412v1, whole genome shotgun sequence genome contains:
- the LOC135100754 gene encoding solute carrier family 12 member 8-like, whose product is MASKRVDWGRFGLASDAEREASETTRLKDPALEEGYYGGQDAELFAEEKGDVPWWKSTFFVSERVLFGTWDGVFTSCFVNLLGVIVFLRAGWVVGEAGVPLAALAILVSVVVVLTSVVSAVGICERTRMESGGIYFLISHVLGSQVGGSVGLVYCFGQTVGISLCVTGFGESMAKLLDLRWMWAEEAMGAAALLLLALINVAGVKWVVKVQFLLLLLVLLAVIDFLVGSFLKHPEEAGVTGWSAVTWANNTRPGYTEDNSWFTVLGVFFPTVTGIMAGINMSGDLRHPARDIPVGTLSALGLSTVLYLMFAVVLGATVERKVLLTDYMITEKVSALGVLLLIGLYTTTLSSTLASLYGSPRVLQSIAGENVVPFLSPLAKGKGPNKVPVISLVVTVVVTLVFLMVGRINTLAPIVTMPFLATYATIDYAYFALAMTADMQRKREARFRGQAFGTPTFDSRGTGGNTDLDHLFPERITHKKVITTAASSGTSSVVSSPDDHSSIKSDEDHLGKEEGGVSSSVTSEGGAPSPGGVGGVMGISSKPTQWYYHLCNRWLSLLGVGVKLAMMLCVHWAYGLATLLIMLLIYVYIGQAAPGGPPGIATEFVFLLWIKNKFLACVGQRPSEYDQVVVTPLHPGVEVTANQLTEENEDFAARSRYHQSAPGGALPDMPKPE
- the LOC135100755 gene encoding uncharacterized protein LOC135100755, with amino-acid sequence MVTALISGLTQGLPNNVFPQWSPKPSPSISRRFVYLDDPQVKHLFMKFSCMDEELGRVVIKVQEEAGQAAVEFESLVTGQEGFGYKGSRVYACCKDEWCLLGDLLYQEPQVQKPQNTEWDPRMPEGRKEEEDEGGEGPVHRQLYRGSRRVVRAQVTKQQNMRGAVVAVTTDYDMQTHTWAVGPQLKICLSDSVFRSGRVVGIVTEGMEVAQQLSRMGGRNYEPEDRITISDCGAL